The Chitinivorax sp. B genomic interval TGTCGGTAGGCAGTACCCCGCTGGGGTCAATCGGTTCCAGGGTTTTGAGTTTTTCGTAGATCGGGGCAAAGTCGACGGATGTTTCGTCGAACAACTGCTGGAAGCTGTCGATCACGAAATAGGTGTCTTGATAACGGTCAATCCGATACTCAGTCTGCATGACCCGTTGCAGATCGAATTTGATCCGATTGGGTTGTGGACTGTCGATGCAATGAATGATTTCGCCACCAGAGGACAGAATGCCGGCACCGTAGGTGCGCAAGCCTTCCGGTGTCAAAATCAGGCCAAACTCTACCATATACCAGTACAGGCGGGCCAAGAACGGCACCGCGTTCAGCTTCATTGCGCGTAGGCCACCCTTGCCATATTCCTGCAAATGATCGGCAAAGATCGGATTCAACAGTAACGGCACATGGCCGAAGAAATCATGAAAGATGTCCGGTTCGACAATGTAGTCGAACTCCTCTGGCTTGCGCAGCCAGACAGTGACCGGAAACTGCCGGTGCGCCAGATGGGTGAAGAAGGTGTCGTCCGGAATCAAGCCCGGGACGGCCACAATCTTCCAATTGGTGGCGGATTGCAAAATCAGGTTGGCTTCCTCGAAGCGAGGGATGCCATCCGATGACAGGCGATGCACGTTTTCGATGAATTCTTCGGCGGCATGGCCTTTCAGTTTGCTGCTCTGGCGCTCCAACAACCGCCGATAGAGGTCATGTTCCTCGGCGGTGTAGGCATGCCAGTCCTGCTCTACGGTGTAATCGTTACGCATGCGGCTATAGTCGCCGCGCAAGGGGTTTTCCGGTTTGAGCATGGCAGCCTCCTGATCATGCGGCCTGGGTGCTCGGATCTTCCAGCACACCACGGCGGATCTGGTCGAGTTCGATGGAGTCGAACAGGGCCTTGAAGTTACCTTCGCCAAAGCCTTCGTTGCCCTTGCGTTGGATGATCTCAAAGAAGATCGGGCCAATTACGGTTTCGGTGAAGATCTGCAGCAGATAGCCTTGCCCTTCGCTGGGCGCGCCGTCGATCAGGATGCGGTTCTTTTGCAGGCGGGCCACGTCTTCTTTGTGGCCTTTGACGCGGGTGTCCACCATGTCGTAATAGGTGTCAGGCGTGTCGAGGAAGGTAACGCCGCGTTCCTTCAGGGCTTCGACGGTAGCGATGATGTCATCGGTGCCCAGAGCAATGTGCTGAATGCCTTCTCCATTATACGCATGCAGGAATTCTTCGATTTGGCTTTTATCATCTGATGATTCATTGATTGGGATGCGAATCTTGCCACACGCGCTGGTCATGGCCTGGCTCTTCAGGCCTGTCAGCTTGCCTTCGATATCGAAGTAACGGACTTCCTTGAAGTTGAACAACTTCTCGTAGAACGATGACCATACGCCCATGCGGCCGCGATGCACGTTGTGGGTCAAATGGTCGATATAGGTCAGGCCAACACCAAAGTTGGAGCCGTCGGAATTATCCAGTGGGATGAAGTCCACATCATAGATGGACTGGCTGCCATATCGATCAACCAGGTAGACCGGGCAATCGCCAATCCCCTTGATGGCTGGAATGTTCAGCTCCATTGGGCCGTAGTTCTGGTCATGCGGTACAGCGCCCAGGCTGATCGCACGGTCAAATGCAGCGCGGGCATCTGCGACACGAAATGCCATTGCACAGGCAGAAGGGCCATGAACACGGGCAAAAGATTGCGCAAAACTCTCTTTTTCAGCATTAACGATGAAATTGATGTCACCTTGACGATACAATGTCACGTTTTTGGAGCGGTGTTTCGCGACTGCCTTGAAACCAAGCAATGTGAACAGGGTATCCAATGTCTTGGGATCGGGTGCGGTGTACTCGACGAATTCGAAACCGTCGGTGCCCATGGGGTTGTCCCAGAGCGAAGTGGGGGTTGGGCGAGGACGGGCAAATTGCAACGTGGTCATTTAGCGTGTCTCCAAGGATTGTGATGTTATATGGACGCCTGCTGGCGATACCTCACGTTTATCTATCCTACGCTGAAACCCTCGATATTTGCTTTCAAAAATTGCCCAAATCACATTAAAATAAGCAACGTATAACTAACTTTAATTCGCAAAGAGCAATAAAATGTCAAAGCGAATCAGGCTCGACAAAATCGACCGCCGTATTCTGGAAGTTTTGCAACAGTATGGGCGTATCTCCAATGTGGAGCTCGCCAAGCGTGTTGCCCTGTCTCCATCGCCGTGCCTACGTCGTTTACAGCGTTTGGAGGAGACGGGCGTCATCGATCACTACACCGCCATCCTGAATCCCGAGAAACTGGGCTTTGGTTTGTTGGCCTTCGTCAATGTATCGCTCGATAAGCGGGCCGAAAGCTCGACAGACAGCTTCAAGCAGGCTGTGCGCGAATGGCCAGAAGTGACTGAGTGTTATTCCATGACCGGTGAAATGGATTATCTGTTACGGGTCATGGTGACGGACCTTCAGCATTTCTCCCGCTTTGTAATGGATAAGGTGCTGAAGCAACCAGGTGTGTTGGATGTCAAATCCAGCTTTGCACTGGAAGGTGTCAAGCGCACTACCATTTTGCCAGTCGACGAATCGCTCGACTGATCTCACAATCTCTCCTCCGTCGCACCTGAGGGTGCGACGCGACAGGCACCTTGCTTGTAGATGGCAAAGTTGGCCGCTGTATGCTGTATTCCTTATGCCTACCCCCAATCATGATGCGGATCGCGGGTGGTTGTCCTCGGTTGATTGAGCGATGGTCCATTGTGAATGGCGCAGTGCCCGCCAGATGGCGGGCACTGTCGGGGCGTGGCTAGCCCATTACCAGCATGGCTGGTGTATTGCAGCGGTAGGCCGCAACTGCATTACTGACCAGCGGATGCCTTGAACAGTTGTTCAACCACGGAAGTCAGCGGCTGGCTGTAGCGTGATGCGCTGACGGCGCTGTTGGTCCAATGTGCCGGCAGCGGGTTGCTCGGGTTCCAGCTGTCGCGCGGGTTGTAGTAGGAGATTGCGCGCTGGCCGGGTGCCGGAGTCCACAGGAAATCCGGATGGCGGTTGGTATACCATTCGCCGCCGATGATGTTACCGGCTGCATCCAGCTCCAGGTCATACATATAAGAAACGCTGGTCACGCCATCATTGCGCGGGTTGTCGGTTTCTGAATGTGATGGGGAGGTTTCCACGATGTAGTTCAGCGTCATCTTCACGCCCACAATGTTGACTGCGGTGTTCGCGCGGTATTTGGCGAATTTGTCGCTGGTGTAGTTGGCACGGGCGATAATGGCTTCCTGTGCGGAGTTGTACGCTTTGCCGGTTTGTGGGTTGAAATAGGTGTAGCTGTAGCTCAGTACTGGCTGGTTCCACACTTCGTAATCGTAGGTTGCATCGATCACGAAGCTGCGCTTGGATACGCCGATCTGGTTGACCACGGACTGGTGCCAGCTACCTGGATTCACGTCAAAGCAAGCTTGATCGATGATGCGGCCATTATCATCTTTTTGCGGGTTCTTGGTATTGCAGCGGCCACCGATAAAGCGAGTGGACGGTGAGGCTTCAGCCCACAGCAGGGTGCCCAATGCTTTCACATCAGACGGATAGAACTTGATTTCGCGACCGGTGGCAGATTTGACGGTAACGGTCTGTTTGGGACGTGGCAGCATGTAAGCGGCAGGAGCCCAGCCGTGACACAGGCCCATCCAGCGCTCCACGTCGCCATTCCGGTTGAAGTAGCCTTCGCCCATCTGCCAGCCTGCGCGAGTCATGCTGTAGTTGCCATCATTGACCAGCAGGTCATATTTTTCAGCGGGCGACAGCAGATCAGTGCGGCCATTGGTGATGTAACCGGCAATCGGACGCAGCTGGTTGGAGTAGTTCCAATAATCTTTCCAGGTATTCGGGTTGTTGCTGTAGACATCCGGATCGCCATAGCGATAGCTGACAGAGCCGTTATACAACGGCCAGTAGGTGTCGGACCAAGGCTGTTCGCTCAATGCGGCGCGGGACAGGCTGCGGCGATCCATTTCAAATACGTTGTTGATCAGGCCGCGGTTGTTGTCCACCAGGTTGGCTGGATTATCGTTGCCTTGAACAGCCGCCATCATGGCCATGGCACGACCTTCCACGCCGCTGGCGCGACGCGGGCTGCCCAGCAATTGGGAGCGCATCGAATCTTTGTCTTCAACAAATTCACCGGACGCAATTGCTTTTGGGCTGAACTTTGCCACTTTCTTCATTGCATAGGGTGCCATGGATTTTTTGACGGGTACCTCATCCATGGTGCGCTGTGGATCGCGCTGGAGGCGTTGCATGTATTCGCTGATGGATCGTTGTTCGTCTGCGGAAACTTGTGCAAAAGCAGGGAGCGATAGCGACAGTGCGATCGCGGTCAGGCAAAACTTCGTCTTGTTTTCGATCATGATGATTCTTTTCTTAGGATTATTGATTGTTATTTCACTATTTTAGCTTTATATAATTGTAGTTAAACAATTTTTAAAGCTGTTTCCGTTATTTGAAAGTAATGCGTGAATTACGAACGCTTTAAGGGCGTGTGACAGGAGTCCTTGCATATAAGGAAATCTGAGTGCATTGCATCCGGGTAACGGGTCGATGCTTATTTTTCAAATTTTGTATTTGAACTCTAAACTTCAACAATAAATAGTTTACCAGTATTTTTTAAAAAATGAAAAATATGGGTGTAATTTTTGAGTATTATCAAAAGTAACTGATTTCGTATCTATTGAAGTGGATGATGTGGTCTGTTGCGGTGGTTTATTAGGTTTATTGATTGTATATTTTAAATTTCGAATGTTGTTATTTATTGTGTATGGGGCTGTCTGCATTATAGTTTTTAAAAATTACCATTAATTTGTAAAGCTTTTCATGATTTCTGAAATTTTTAATAATTTATGGCTTGATGCGGTGTGCTTGGGTGTAGAAAGACAAAAAATGGGCCGAGTGATCGGCTAAGTGGTATTGCGATGCAGGATCCGAGTGTGCCATTACACAGCCAGGCCTGGTATTCGTCTAACGAGGCTGAATGGAGTTGCTGCCTACACAATCTGGTCAGTTGATTTCTGATCAGGTTTCCATCCCCAGCTGTATTTGCCAGCGCCACATTTTTGCCCGTCAGGACAATTGTCATCTGTCTTCATGCAGCGGCGACGGCAGCCCGCATGGTATGGAATACCTCAATGGGTTGGTCTTCTGGATTGGAGTATGTCTTCAACATCATTGGTGATATAGCCGCAACCAAGGCTATTTGGACAATGTGCCGGGTACCAAAGCGCCTGATATAGCGGGCGACCTCGCCACCACCTGAACAATGTGTGGCCAGATCATTAGCATAGGTATCCATATCATTATCATTGCTGTCCCATGGTTGGCTGGATCAGCCGTGACCACGGCGATCATGAGCAATGCATCGATAGCCATGAGAAGCTAGGTACATTATTTGTGCTGGTTTGCTTACAGCTTCATGATCAACCAGCTCAATAAAAAGCCGGATGCTGCGGTGATGCCCACGATAGTCATTGGTTTTGACCGAACCTGATTACGGCATCGTTCTACCAAATGGATGTGGGTAGACTCGCCCTGCTCGCAGAGCGGGAGGGCTTTAGTTTCAGAAGAAGGTTGCTCACTGCAGATTGAATTGGCTGCATTTTCCTGAGGCTCAACGCTGGCTATGTCCTGAAATTGAACGATGGGTTTAGTTTTGCCGAACATAATGGGTACTCCTCATGAGGATGCAAGGCCAAAGTTGGCCTTGCATCGGGCTGTTGTATGCTGCTAACGCAAGGTGAGCGAATGCAGTATGGATGTGGTTCCATTCAGGCGTTGGTGTGGCGTGCTTTAGCTTCCTTAATGCAACGACTCTTCGCGTCACCCGTCAGCGTATTGCAACGTTCGGTTGCGACTGCATAATCAGCCTCGCGTTTTACCGCTGCAGCATCCTGATCCTGTAGAGCATCATGGTCCGGAGCGGACATTGTTTTGTCGGTGCACGGTGTATCTTCGCATTTTGTCGAGCTGGCAGCTTTATCTTCAACTGGTTGATCGTCACCAATCAACGGCGGCACATATTGGTCTTTTGCTTCGGGTGTTGAAGGTGTTTGGGGAATTGAATCATTCATGATGGTTCCTTTGTCAGGTTGATGGTCTGAAAAAAGCTGGTTGTGGCGATGCAACGATTGCCGCAGTGCTTCCTATTACTGCTGGTGGTGTTGCCAGATGCTGCCAGTGCAACAACTCAATTTAGCCTTGAACTCAATTTCTTAATGTCATGGGTACATTGATAAGTTACAAACCGCCGTGCAGATTATGGAGATGAAGGGCTACTGCAATTGCATGTCAGATGTGGCTGTTTTGACATGTTCAATACTGCCCGCCAGTGCAATGGCAATGGGGGTCTTGGCAAAACCTGTCGGCTGTAAGTTACCCAGCTCAGCCTGAACCTTGGCCGTTATCACAATGTCGTTCGTGCTTTCCGTACGGACTGAAGTTGGCATGATCATTAGGGACTCCTGGTTCAATGGGGATGCTAGCGGTTGGGTCGGCACCCCTGGGCGAATGACACGGAGCATGAGGTAAGTCTAGTGCGGTGTCTGTGCGGTGGGATACACAGGATGGACGTTTTGAAGGTGACATGACAAGCTTGAATCAAACAGGTGTATTGACATTGAAAGGTATTTCGAAGGTACAACCATTCTTCCTACCCTACATGAAGGCACGAGATCCGTGCTGCTACGCTGGTTTTCCGTTGCAGTTTTGAAGAAACGGTTTAACGCGATTTTTGTCAATCAATTCGTGCCGGGATTTGGCCTTATTGCAATAGGGGTCGGTCAGTATTGGTAGGCGCTGCTTATAGGCAGCTTCTGCCAGATCACGACCAAGTTCCCGTTGCATTTGCATTTCTCTTTCGTTGGTCATGATGGCGATCCTTATGGACTGTTGGCAGCTAGTTTGCTGCTGATATATCGTTGCTGACAGTACCCAGTCTGAACCGAACAGGCTGGGTTGTCTGTTTGCTAGCGTACTTTGTGGGATAGGCGAGGGTGCAATGCTGGGAAAATAAGACACTACCGTAGAGCGGTAGCAGTCGGTACTGCCAAAGCGGGTAGTAGTCGGTCATACTCTTTTTTGACTACGGCGTAACATTCGCAGGTGCGCTTTTCCAGACCGGGACGATCAAGTACGGTGATATGGCCTCGTTGGTAGCGGATCAGGCCTGCTTTGTGTAGGCGGCCGGCAGCTTCCGTCACGCCTTCGCGCCGGACGCCAAGCATGTTGGCAATTAATTCCTGTGTCATCACCAATTCATTGGAAGGGAGCCGATCCAGGCTTAGGAGTAGCCAGCGGCACAGTTGCTGGTCAAGCGAATGATGGCGGTTGCAGACAGCAGTTTGTGACATCTGGGTGATCAATGCTTGGGTATACCGTAACAACAGGTGTAATACCGGGCCAGCACGGTTGAATTCCTGCATCAATAACGGTCCCTTGAGCCGAAGACCTTGCCCGGCACTTTGCACTACTGCCCGGCTTGGGGTGGATTCTCCGCCCATGAATAGCGAAATGCCGACAATGCCCTCATATCCAACCACCGCAATTTCGGCTGAGCCGCCGTCCTCCATGACATACAACAACGAAACAATTGCCGTAGTTGGGAAATACACATTGATCACTTTGCTACCAGCCTCATACAACACTTCGCCAAGTGGCATGTCCACTGGCTCCAATAGTGGCTGCAGGCGTGCCCACTCGACATTGGGTAAGGCAGCTAACAAGTGATTTTGACTCAGTGCTACTCGTGAAGTCATTTGCATCTCTTTCAAGGTGATTAGCCCAAGGGATACAACATGGTGACCAGAGCCTATAGGGTCAAGTTTACCGCTACCGTATCAGTATAAGTCGCGTGAAGGTGGTGTGCCAGTCATCAGGCCACGGCTGTCCGTACGGTAACGTACCGACAGCCGTGTGTGATTCATCTACGCTCCATGATATTGGAAGTTGGTACCTGCATGATATGGAAT includes:
- the phhA gene encoding phenylalanine 4-monooxygenase; protein product: MLKPENPLRGDYSRMRNDYTVEQDWHAYTAEEHDLYRRLLERQSSKLKGHAAEEFIENVHRLSSDGIPRFEEANLILQSATNWKIVAVPGLIPDDTFFTHLAHRQFPVTVWLRKPEEFDYIVEPDIFHDFFGHVPLLLNPIFADHLQEYGKGGLRAMKLNAVPFLARLYWYMVEFGLILTPEGLRTYGAGILSSGGEIIHCIDSPQPNRIKFDLQRVMQTEYRIDRYQDTYFVIDSFQQLFDETSVDFAPIYEKLKTLEPIDPSGVLPTDTLVNHPASVNQKAA
- the hppD gene encoding 4-hydroxyphenylpyruvate dioxygenase, producing the protein MTTLQFARPRPTPTSLWDNPMGTDGFEFVEYTAPDPKTLDTLFTLLGFKAVAKHRSKNVTLYRQGDINFIVNAEKESFAQSFARVHGPSACAMAFRVADARAAFDRAISLGAVPHDQNYGPMELNIPAIKGIGDCPVYLVDRYGSQSIYDVDFIPLDNSDGSNFGVGLTYIDHLTHNVHRGRMGVWSSFYEKLFNFKEVRYFDIEGKLTGLKSQAMTSACGKIRIPINESSDDKSQIEEFLHAYNGEGIQHIALGTDDIIATVEALKERGVTFLDTPDTYYDMVDTRVKGHKEDVARLQKNRILIDGAPSEGQGYLLQIFTETVIGPIFFEIIQRKGNEGFGEGNFKALFDSIELDQIRRGVLEDPSTQAA
- a CDS encoding Lrp/AsnC family transcriptional regulator, which translates into the protein MSKRIRLDKIDRRILEVLQQYGRISNVELAKRVALSPSPCLRRLQRLEETGVIDHYTAILNPEKLGFGLLAFVNVSLDKRAESSTDSFKQAVREWPEVTECYSMTGEMDYLLRVMVTDLQHFSRFVMDKVLKQPGVLDVKSSFALEGVKRTTILPVDESLD
- a CDS encoding peptidase, which produces MIENKTKFCLTAIALSLSLPAFAQVSADEQRSISEYMQRLQRDPQRTMDEVPVKKSMAPYAMKKVAKFSPKAIASGEFVEDKDSMRSQLLGSPRRASGVEGRAMAMMAAVQGNDNPANLVDNNRGLINNVFEMDRRSLSRAALSEQPWSDTYWPLYNGSVSYRYGDPDVYSNNPNTWKDYWNYSNQLRPIAGYITNGRTDLLSPAEKYDLLVNDGNYSMTRAGWQMGEGYFNRNGDVERWMGLCHGWAPAAYMLPRPKQTVTVKSATGREIKFYPSDVKALGTLLWAEASPSTRFIGGRCNTKNPQKDDNGRIIDQACFDVNPGSWHQSVVNQIGVSKRSFVIDATYDYEVWNQPVLSYSYTYFNPQTGKAYNSAQEAIIARANYTSDKFAKYRANTAVNIVGVKMTLNYIVETSPSHSETDNPRNDGVTSVSYMYDLELDAAGNIIGGEWYTNRHPDFLWTPAPGQRAISYYNPRDSWNPSNPLPAHWTNSAVSASRYSQPLTSVVEQLFKASAGQ
- a CDS encoding Crp/Fnr family transcriptional regulator; translation: MTSRVALSQNHLLAALPNVEWARLQPLLEPVDMPLGEVLYEAGSKVINVYFPTTAIVSLLYVMEDGGSAEIAVVGYEGIVGISLFMGGESTPSRAVVQSAGQGLRLKGPLLMQEFNRAGPVLHLLLRYTQALITQMSQTAVCNRHHSLDQQLCRWLLLSLDRLPSNELVMTQELIANMLGVRREGVTEAAGRLHKAGLIRYQRGHITVLDRPGLEKRTCECYAVVKKEYDRLLPALAVPTATALR